A portion of the Granulosicoccus antarcticus IMCC3135 genome contains these proteins:
- the leuC gene encoding 3-isopropylmalate dehydratase large subunit gives MAGKTLFDKVWQVHEICQNNEGQSLLWVDRHLAHEGSFHAFNKLAERDLPVRHPECTTGVADHYVPTISRTLAAVQPKVRHVIRQLIDNTQRHGVSLIGLDDPRQGIVHVVGPEQGLTQPGLLMVCGDSHTSTHGALGALAFGIGASEVAHVLATQTLWQDKPRQMRISIEGQLAPGVTAKDIALSWIARLGADAARGYAIEYAGSVIRDLSVEARLTLCNMSIEGGGRCGMIAPDEKTIDYVKGRAFAPQGDQLEQAVEYWQSLFSDADAQFDLEITLNADDIAPTVTWGVSPEEALPIDGRVPDPAQASSPGKALQLQDSLDYMGLQAGQKLTQIRVDKVFIGSCTNARMEDLRAAADVLRGKRCKVPGFVSPGSTLVKVQAEAEGLDKIFMSAGLEWRESGCSMCVGMNGDLMASGERCASTTNRNFKGRQGPGSRTHLMSPAMVAAAALTGHLTDIRDLSE, from the coding sequence ATGGCAGGCAAAACACTGTTTGACAAGGTTTGGCAGGTCCATGAAATCTGTCAGAACAATGAAGGCCAGAGTCTGCTGTGGGTTGATCGTCATCTGGCCCATGAAGGCTCTTTTCATGCCTTCAACAAGCTGGCAGAGCGTGATTTGCCCGTGCGTCACCCAGAGTGCACTACGGGTGTTGCAGATCACTACGTCCCTACCATCAGTCGTACCCTTGCGGCGGTACAGCCAAAGGTCCGCCATGTCATTCGACAGCTGATCGACAATACACAACGCCATGGGGTGAGCCTGATTGGTCTGGATGATCCGCGTCAGGGGATCGTGCATGTTGTGGGGCCAGAGCAGGGGCTGACTCAACCCGGCTTGTTGATGGTCTGTGGTGATAGTCATACCTCAACACATGGTGCTCTGGGAGCTCTGGCATTTGGCATTGGGGCCTCGGAGGTTGCCCACGTACTGGCAACCCAGACTCTTTGGCAGGACAAGCCCAGGCAGATGCGGATTAGCATCGAAGGTCAATTGGCACCCGGTGTGACGGCCAAGGATATTGCGCTGAGCTGGATAGCCAGGCTGGGAGCCGATGCCGCCCGTGGTTACGCTATTGAATATGCGGGTAGCGTTATTCGTGATCTGAGTGTTGAAGCACGCCTGACGCTATGCAATATGTCCATTGAGGGTGGTGGTCGTTGCGGCATGATTGCCCCTGATGAAAAAACCATTGATTACGTGAAGGGACGTGCATTCGCGCCGCAGGGCGATCAGCTGGAACAGGCTGTGGAGTACTGGCAAAGTCTGTTCAGTGATGCAGATGCGCAGTTTGATCTGGAGATCACGCTCAATGCTGATGACATCGCACCTACTGTGACCTGGGGTGTTTCCCCGGAAGAGGCCTTGCCCATTGATGGGCGAGTGCCGGACCCGGCGCAGGCCAGTTCACCCGGCAAAGCACTGCAACTGCAGGACAGTCTTGACTACATGGGTTTGCAGGCAGGTCAGAAACTGACCCAGATCCGGGTCGACAAGGTATTCATTGGCTCCTGTACCAATGCGCGTATGGAAGATCTGCGGGCGGCAGCGGATGTATTGCGAGGAAAACGCTGCAAGGTACCCGGTTTTGTCTCCCCGGGCTCCACGCTCGTCAAGGTTCAGGCTGAAGCGGAAGGGTTGGACAAGATCTTCATGAGCGCCGGCCTTGAGTGGCGCGAATCGGGCTGTTCCATGTGTGTGGGCATGAATGGGGATCTGATGGCCAGTGGTGAGCGTTGCGCCTCGACCACCAACCGCAATTTCAAGGGACGCCAGGGGCCGGGATCGCGGACCCATCTGATGTCACCGGCCATGGTTGCAGCCGCAGCGCTGACCGGGCACTTGACTGATATTCGCGATCTTTCGGAGTAG
- a CDS encoding GntR family transcriptional regulator: MVTPLNANGPGGTKSHNLFLLLKDAIASGSLGPGSKIPGELKLAQEHNVSRVTVRRALQGLTDEGLIMRKPGVGTLVCDNPVGATVITASVSTLLPNMKKMGESSRVRLLEFSYGNPSEEIRNRLLLQAGDRTQRSVRVRSVEDKPFSYLTTHVPEQLALSYNEDELAKMPLFALLERSGVQLDHATQSISATLATREVADALGAAVGSALISLTRVVYDKSGQGVEHLHALYRPDRYRIEVDLCRAGSEDERYWQPLVADQK, encoded by the coding sequence ATGGTTACTCCTCTGAACGCCAACGGACCTGGCGGCACCAAGTCCCATAATCTGTTTTTGTTGTTGAAGGATGCCATTGCCAGCGGGAGCCTGGGGCCGGGTAGCAAGATTCCCGGCGAGCTGAAATTGGCACAGGAGCATAACGTCTCGCGCGTTACTGTGCGCCGTGCTTTGCAAGGGCTCACTGATGAAGGGCTGATCATGCGCAAGCCCGGGGTGGGTACGCTGGTTTGCGATAATCCGGTAGGGGCAACTGTTATTACCGCCAGCGTCTCCACATTGCTTCCCAATATGAAGAAAATGGGTGAGAGCTCACGTGTCCGCTTGCTGGAGTTCAGCTACGGTAATCCTTCGGAGGAAATCAGGAACAGGCTATTGCTACAGGCCGGCGATCGCACGCAGCGCTCGGTTCGGGTCCGTTCGGTAGAGGACAAACCTTTCTCCTATCTGACCACGCATGTGCCCGAGCAGTTGGCGCTCAGCTATAACGAGGATGAGTTGGCAAAAATGCCGCTGTTTGCACTGCTTGAACGTAGTGGCGTGCAACTGGATCACGCCACACAAAGCATTTCAGCAACCCTGGCGACCCGGGAGGTGGCGGATGCACTGGGAGCCGCCGTCGGCTCGGCTCTGATCTCTCTTACTCGAGTGGTGTATGACAAAAGTGGTCAGGGGGTGGAGCATCTGCATGCCTTGTATCGGCCTGATCGGTACCGCATCGAGGTCGATCTGTGTCGAGCGGGTAGCGAAGACGAGCGTTACTGGCAGCCCTTGGTAGCTGACCAGAAGTGA
- a CDS encoding nuclear transport factor 2 family protein codes for MNVASTAAESLVRDYLQAMEQRDLEKAQTFLANGFVMTFPGTGEMTSLSTLVDWSRSRYRYVRKTLAAVNIAHEPDGFVVFVHGSLSGEWPDGNTFSDIRFIDRFEVRNNRLERQDVWNDLANALS; via the coding sequence ATGAATGTCGCATCAACGGCTGCAGAATCGCTGGTTCGTGACTATCTACAGGCCATGGAGCAACGTGACCTTGAGAAAGCACAGACGTTTCTGGCCAATGGTTTTGTCATGACGTTTCCCGGTACTGGCGAAATGACATCACTCAGCACATTGGTCGATTGGTCCCGGAGTCGCTATCGCTATGTTCGTAAAACTCTGGCCGCTGTCAATATCGCACATGAACCAGACGGATTTGTCGTGTTCGTCCACGGCAGCCTGTCCGGCGAATGGCCTGATGGCAACACCTTCAGCGACATACGCTTCATTGACCGGTTCGAGGTTCGTAACAACCGGCTTGAACGACAAGACGTCTGGAACGATCTTGCCAATGCACTATCCTGA
- a CDS encoding isocitrate lyase/PEP mutase family protein, whose amino-acid sequence MTNAKNTAAAITLKDRLRSSSIVVAPGVYDALSASLAEQAGFDTVYLSGASLAYTKLGRPDIGLMSLTEVNDSLAHIRERSDISIVVDCDTGFGNALNVMRSVRQLERSGANAIQLEDQTYPKRCGHLQGKTLVSTGEMVGKIRIALDARHHEQTLIIGRTDAIACEGIERALERAHAYHEAGADVIFVEGIRSPEQIEKVMQQLRGRVPVMANMVEGGDTPLQDAATLESIGFSMVIFPGALVRAFTHMASRFFATLKADGTTDNFRNQMLDFKQLNDYLGTQTMLELGQQYEDNTR is encoded by the coding sequence ATGACTAACGCAAAGAACACTGCTGCAGCAATTACCCTCAAAGATCGACTGCGCAGCTCAAGCATTGTGGTCGCCCCCGGTGTGTATGATGCCCTGAGCGCCTCTCTGGCAGAACAGGCAGGCTTTGATACCGTCTATCTTTCTGGCGCCAGCCTGGCCTATACCAAACTCGGACGCCCCGATATCGGATTGATGAGTCTGACCGAGGTCAACGATTCTCTGGCCCATATACGCGAACGCAGCGACATCTCGATTGTGGTCGATTGCGACACCGGCTTCGGCAATGCGCTCAATGTCATGCGTAGCGTGCGCCAGCTGGAACGCTCCGGCGCCAATGCCATTCAGCTGGAGGATCAGACCTATCCCAAGCGTTGCGGTCACCTGCAGGGTAAAACTCTGGTTAGCACGGGTGAAATGGTCGGCAAGATCAGAATAGCCCTCGATGCAAGACATCATGAACAAACGCTGATTATTGGCCGTACCGATGCCATAGCCTGCGAAGGTATCGAGCGCGCGCTGGAACGCGCCCACGCCTATCATGAGGCTGGCGCCGATGTTATTTTTGTGGAAGGCATTCGATCGCCGGAACAAATCGAGAAAGTCATGCAACAGCTCAGGGGCCGCGTACCAGTAATGGCAAACATGGTTGAAGGTGGCGATACGCCATTGCAAGATGCGGCAACCCTGGAGTCCATTGGATTCTCCATGGTGATCTTCCCAGGCGCTTTGGTACGCGCATTTACCCATATGGCATCGCGCTTCTTTGCCACTCTAAAGGCGGATGGCACTACGGACAACTTTCGTAACCAGATGCTCGACTTTAAACAACTCAATGATTACCTGGGCACCCAGACAATGCTGGAGCTGGGCCAACAGTATGAAGACAACACACGCTGA
- a CDS encoding isochorismatase family protein, which produces MISSNKTAKEIFHEAMQNPQRVPFGFGNKAVLVNVDPQKAYTRTDLYKTAYETDPRQLEYVNELSKRFRSLNWPVVWTHVAYMDSAEDAGVWGTRTDTEDSLQNIKYDSDRTAFDERCEIDPARDVIYSKRMPSAFFETPLQSLLVWHQVDTVIITGGSTSGCIRATAVDSLSRGYRTIVPEECTADKHESYHYANLTDLHLKYADVMGVQKACEWLDQKITQKAE; this is translated from the coding sequence ATGATTAGTTCCAACAAGACTGCCAAAGAAATATTTCATGAAGCCATGCAGAATCCGCAACGAGTACCGTTCGGATTTGGCAACAAGGCGGTTCTGGTCAATGTCGATCCGCAAAAAGCCTACACCCGCACCGATCTTTACAAAACCGCCTACGAGACCGATCCTCGTCAGCTGGAATACGTCAATGAGCTTTCCAAGCGCTTTCGCAGCCTGAACTGGCCTGTGGTATGGACCCATGTTGCGTATATGGATTCAGCCGAGGATGCCGGCGTATGGGGCACTCGCACTGATACCGAAGACTCACTCCAGAATATCAAATACGATTCTGATCGTACCGCCTTCGACGAACGCTGCGAAATCGATCCGGCTCGCGATGTCATCTATTCCAAGCGCATGCCCTCAGCCTTTTTTGAAACGCCACTGCAATCCCTTCTGGTCTGGCACCAGGTGGATACCGTAATCATCACCGGCGGCTCCACCAGTGGCTGTATTCGCGCCACCGCCGTTGACAGCCTGTCACGTGGATATCGAACCATTGTCCCTGAGGAATGTACAGCTGACAAACATGAAAGCTATCACTACGCCAACCTGACTGATCTGCACCTGAAGTACGCCGACGTCATGGGAGTCCAGAAGGCATGCGAATGGCTTGACCAGAAAATCACGCAAAAAGCCGAGTAG